The Primulina tabacum isolate GXHZ01 chromosome 1, ASM2559414v2, whole genome shotgun sequence genome contains the following window.
CAATAAACAATTGTGTTTTAAAGTGAATGTCAAAACACGAACCTTGACACAATGATACGACTGCGGAGCAACCCGAAGAAGTTAAAGTTAGGTAGTTAGAGTTTGAGTTAGTTGACAGTAGTAGTTACAATAGTTGAATATAAATAAGAGGAAGTAAGAAAGAAAtaacatgtatattcttttaattCAAACTCTATTCTTGTTGAATAAGATTCTCTCATTTTTTACCCCAATCCTATCTTCTTCTTAATCTATTTTCTTACGAGACTAGCGATCTCGAATTCGCTCATGCATCAGATAATCTCCGCAGAAAGTAATACACTCACATACACACACAAAATGCAGGCTTTCCAGGTGTGCAACACACAAAAATGTGTGACTAAACGCAACTCTTAGACTTCTGGAAAACTAGGGGATTGAATGAATCAAAAGGAAGCAAAATTTGAATGTTCTCGGTTTGCTTGAAGCAATAATCTTCCTAAACTCTAATGGACGCCAAATATTTAATACAAACCAGAATATTTAAGGCATGAAATTGAATCAACATAACTTCATTACAGTAACATAAAAGCAGTACAGCTAcaaatgctgaacaaattgGCAAAAACACTATAGAATGTTCTGAAATTGCTACAGAATTATGCTcatgaatttagaatttatttccCATGTCAAGATTCACACTACAACTCCAGACTGATCTATAGGTGGCAAATCTGAACATGATGGAAAACATGTATAAAATTTAGGCTGAAATTTAAGCACAACACCACGAACCATAAACTAAATCCAACCTAAATGACTATAGATTAATGCAAAACACAAAAATTATCCCGCAATCATATAAAAGAAGTGTTAAAACAAACTCACCCAGCAATAGAGCTGAGAAGAATCGAAGAAATTATGCACCAACCAGTCACTGTAGAAGCATCAACCGTTGCATAATCAAAGAAATACACCAGACTCATCCTCGAAACCCGAGTACCAACAAGAATTGACAAAAATATTCCAAGTGTCAGATAGTGCAGGCTCTGAAGGCACACGATTTGGGCAACAATCAGCCATGGATCCCAAGCCACCGCACCATAGAACATGACTTTTCAATTCAATTCACTTCCCCCTTTCTGTGATTTCTCAGATTAACAAACAAGATGCAACTATTCTTGATTTTTTATCGGAACTCTGATTTTTTGTGGGTTTGGCGCTGAATCGAGGAGCAAAAAAGAGAATCGCGTGGAGATCTTTCGTCACCATGTTGAACTTAAATCAATTTGGtttaaataatttagaaaaCTTAAATTTGGTAAAGCCCCAATCACCAGGCCCAATTCGCACATCCAAATTGTACACCGGCCCATGTTTTATTTTACtaaattttattcaaaatattcataaatgttattatattttttaatatgtgtctaaataaatctttatttttgttcactctttatattttctttggctcataattatttttattatatttataccATGTTTATTTATATctctaatattttataaaaattgagGATTATAAACAAACTTCATGCTCACCTCTTCTCATCCACTATGCAACAATCTCCTTGTTTCCATTTCACAGATACATTTATCTTCACACGACAATTGCTCAACTTCGAATTTATTTGTCcaatttatatgtaaaatatttgtACATGCATTAAtgtaattaaaaatttttaacgATTCGTTTTGCagttaaattttgatttatccTTCATACAACAGTTGGATCTAGTGTCCATTTTGATGAGAAATATCGTATTTGCTATGACGGACAGTTATTAGTTTTAGTCTTGGGTGAATTTTTTTGTTAAAGTGATAGTTCCCCAAATACTTGTTGTAAcccatgtttaaattttaatataggGTAAAACTATGAAATTTTGAGCTgttaaaataaaagtaaaaaaaaaagccACTcgccatttaaaaaaaaaaaaaaagaagccactcgccattttaaaaaaaagccaCTAACCAAATGTACCAAGTAACACCCCAAATTGAGCCATCAATATACACCTTCCACAGGTCTTTGACAGCTTCATGCACTTTTCGTCCAGAAAAAAGGCTAAGGCTTGAGCCTTGATAGCCTGTCGTGGTCCTTATTGTATATCATATTCCCCCATCTTAGTAGTCTATTTTACCAACCTCCCCGATAGTCCGCTTGAGTAAATATTCTCCCAAAAAGACTATTAGTAAATATCAGGATGAGATACCTTAATCTCCGAGCAATCATTACCAGTTCCAAAGACAGTTTTTTCACAACTGTATATCTTAGTTCAGCTCATTTGAGTGTGTGGGATATGCAATAGATGGGGTGCTGACTGCTGAGCAGATATTCATGTTTGATTAGGACTTAGTTTACTGTCCGTCAGTAGCTGAGGGATAGATGCATAATTGTTCTCCGGTGATCGACTTAGCTAAAATTGAGAGTTCAGACAAATATTTTCTTCAACTCCTCAAAAGACTTATCACACTATTCATCTCAGTCGAGCTTCTTAGCTATCTGTCGAACTCGGCAAATTATTGACATGATTATTTTTTGAAACtacctaatttttttttatactgAGTTTGCCCTTATTGACATGGTTATTTTTGAAACTCATACTACAAATACATcactaaacaaaataaaattcaaatcatCACACTACGTACTGTACCAGTAACCCAGTCACGTGCATGGCCACCAtgctaatttttttatatgctaaatttaaattaattttgtatTAGTTAGAGTAACTCaattttaaaagttaaaatattttagattttaaaatcCAAACCCATATGACAAATATCAGCTTTTGTGCAGTACTACGAGTATcccaataataaaaaaatgtaggaaataaatgtatttttaggattAAACGTGAAAGAGTaatttttttgtgagacgatttcacgaatttttatctgtgagacgggtgtcctatcgatattcacagtaaaagtaatactcttagcataaaaaataatactttttcatgaatgacccaaacaagaaatccgtctcacaaaatacgacctattaggtcgtctcacacaagtttttgtcattacaTTTTTGATATCTTTGTTATTGAACAAATGAAATGAATGTGATATCGATCATTTATTATATTATCTCACGATACAACGGTGAGCATACAGAAAATAATCAATTTAATTTCGGATTTGCATAAAACAATCTCGAGTAGACATTTTGTAGGAACATTCTTTTTTCATATCCAAATCGAAGCAAGAAAATGcgaagaattttcagaaattgATAAATGACACACCAATCGAAATCCAGACCGTTGATTCTAGCAGGTCAAATCCATCGACGGCAAAAACTGCGTCAGATTACACATCCTGTCTCAGGACACCTTCAGTTATGCTTCACTACAAAGCCTATTTATAAATTTCATCTGCCTTTGTAATTTCTCAGTAGTATTTCCTcaatctctctctctctctatattTCTACACTCTCGAGTTCCGTGTTTTCTCCACACACCGAGCCACTCGTCGATCTTGTTACGCTCGGATCTTCAGGGTTTCCCAGTTGCATCACTCAATCCGCAGCAATGGCGAGtcgttttttatgttttatgtcTGAAGTTGgttttgtgttttgtatattAGATCTGGTATCGGAAATTTTTACTTATTTAGATCAGAGTTTATGGGAGAGGTGGGGATTAtgatgtgttttttttttcttctcaattCACGCGGAAGATGCGTTATCTGTTTGGATTTTAGACTGATTTGTTTTCTGAGATCTGACCTAATCTGCGATTGTTGTTCCATGTTATGAACTTTGATGTTGGTGCCGCTGCAGCCGCTCAGACTCGAAATCAAGGTACTGAGAAACATTTAAATCGAGGCTACTGTTTTAAATAGCGTTGTTGTAATATGTGCGTGCTTGTGACTGGAGAATTTGTTTTGATGCTGACTTGAAATCTTTCCACCAGAGGAAACTTGCTCAAAGATCAGAAAGAGTGAAATGTGTGGATCTTCACCCATCGGAGCCATGGTACGCATCTTGTGCGATCAATCTAGATTTCTTTTCCATTCCTTAGTTGCTGCTCCTGGCATTTTATGTTAGGAATGGATTAAtgattcttatttttttccccatttatttattttctcttattttttaaatgtttaagcatCCTACTACTTCATTGACATCCCACTACAGCATCTTTTTAAGGTTTTCTGTGCTTTCTGGTTGAGATGTTTGAACATGAAAAGCTTCACTATTCTCTATTGGTCAAATTTTGATGGGTTTTAATTATTCATAATGTTTGTTCCTCACAGGATGTTGGCAAGTTTGTATTCAGGGACTGTTTGCATTTGGAACTATCAGACCCAGGTGTGTAAATTGTAGCTGACATTATTATTTATGTTCTGTGACTCGTGAATATTAGTTTCTGATGAGTGTTTGCTATTGAATCTCGCTTGGATGTTGTGTATTTTCCATTTACTTTCTAAACTTGGTATGGATTATTGTTTGAAATCTTCGAGAATTTGGCCTAATCACGACTCTGATCCTACACACTATTGACAGTGTAATTAATTTAGCGTAGAGAAAAAAATTGTTAGTTTCTTTCATATCTAACTCCTTCCaggttttttctatttttttatatatgtgCGTGTGATGCTTGGTATTAGCTTTTTAGTTTACGTAATCTACAAGTTTTCTGCTTTAGGAGGAAAGTTTTGAAAGGAGATAAATGGACAAAGAATATTATTTCTCTTTAGTTTGTATCGGTATGAGAACAGTGTGAATTATGTAAGCAATTACAAAAGAAGTTCTTTTAACAAAGATGTGAATTGGTAAGGATTGGTCGACGTAATATAAACCTGAGACTGAACTTGGATATACCCCAGAACAATACATTTTTGTTACCTTGAGACATATTGACAGCCGCTGATCATTTGATTGGACTGAAGTTTGGACTGGGTGCACTTGACGATATgaatgatttaaaaaataaatgtaacCCATTATTACCAATTTGGCGTGCTCTTGAAGTTTCTCCAAGTTGCTGTTGTCTATCTTTTGAGGGGGTTTAAACTTTAAAGCCAAAAatgactttttaaaatgttattttttgtgTTGCAGACAATGGTGAAGTCTTTTGAGGTTACGGAACTACCAGGTGCATGATTAGAATTGAATGTTATTTATCTTTTACGCTCGAATAACATTTTCTATTGTAACAAGGAGTATTTTCTCATGCTCTATCCTACCGTTTAATCTCACAGTTAGGTCTGCGAAATTCATAGCACGCAAGCAATGGGTTGTTGCTGGTGCTGATGACATGTTCATTCGTGTGTACAATTACAATACGATGGATAAAGTCAAAGTGTTTGAGGCTCATACTGATTATATTAGATGTGTGGCTGTTCATCCCACTCTTCCATATGTGCTGTCATCGTCTGATGACATGCTCATAAAGCTTTGGGACTGGGAAAAGGGGTGGGTATGCACTCAAATATTCGAGGGTCATTCCCATTATGTGATGCAAGTAACATTCAATCCAAAAGATACCAACACTTTTGCAAGTGCATCGCTTGATCGGACAATCAAGGTACAATCTGAATGCTTTGTCGATGACCTTATCCATATTTTTCTTACTTTGACCTCAATATTTTAgccaataatatttatttttgtagaTTTGGAATCTTGGAGCCCCAGACCCGAACTTTACGCTCGATGCCCATCTGAAAGGAGTCAATTGTGTAGATTATTTTACTGGCGGGGATAAACCTTATCTAATCACGGGTTCTGATGATCACACTGCCAAGGTTTGTACATATGTTTCCTTTCATCTTCTCTTTTATTCAGGGTTTTAGAACAACATATGAAATCATATGCAATTTATGCCGAACAGGTTTGGGATTATCAGACAAAAAGCTGTGTCCAGACGCTAGAGGGTCACACACACAATGTTTCTGCAGTTTGTTTCCACCCTGAACTTCCGATTATAATAACAGGCTCTGAGGATGGTACTGTCCGTATATGGCATGCTACCACGTATAGGTAGTTCTTTGCTATAAGATGGCTCTATACTTGATAGTTGGAATATGCCTACGTCTATTTCTTTTAGCTTTTCTGCTGTAGAAAGTCATCTTCAAATGTTGCCAAAGTATTCTCATGATATTTGTCATCTTGCAGACTTGAAAACACATTGAATTATGGTCTCGAGAGAGTTTGGGCAGTTGGTTACATGAAAGGTTCAAGACGGTAAGTTTTTGTGCTGTTAATCTAATGTGCTTCTGAGGCTTTTTTGATGAATCTGAAAGTCGGGCATTGATACTGGCAGTATTCGCCCTTGTTGATTCGCTAGTTATATTTGGCTAAAAGTCCTTTACATACACCTTGTTCAAACATGTTAGTACCATTTTAAAGCTTGTTTCTGAAAGAAGTAGTTGTGATAAGCCTTCAACTCATTTTCCAACCTTAACAGTAAAGAATCCCATTCCAAAATCATAGTTTTTTTTGTCATAGCATATTACCTGGTGAAGATAAATCCTTTCTGTGAATTCTGTcttgatttttattttacttgAGGATATATGTCTTACTGATGAATGCAGGGTTGTAATTGGCTATGATGAAGGATCCATCATGGTAAAACTCGGTCGAGAAGTACCAGTCGCTAGCATGGACAATAGTGGAAAAGTCATTTGGGCTAAGCATAATGAAATTCAGACGGTCAATATTAAGAGTGTTGGAGCTGATTATGAGGTAACACTTTTGCTGGAATTTAACATATCAGTTTTCAATCAAATTGATgttctcaaattacttggtgtTTTTCCCAGGTAGCTGATGGAGAAAGATTGCCGTTGGCTGTTAAAGAATTGGGTACATGTGACCTCTACCCACAGGTGATTATTCCTTGATTTGTGAAAGCTGTATGTTGTCTCGATATTTTTTAAGTGCGGTTATATATTATGTATTCAGATCTTGATACATTCTCTATAGAGCCACTTTTTTGTCTTTATGAATGTTATTGTAAAGAAAAGTTACTGTTTCATCcatttacttttaaaattttattggtTATTTTAGTTCTATGTTTGTTTTGTGTGGTCTAAAAGTACATGAAATCATACAGTCATTCTATCTGGCAAGGAAGCTGAATGATCTTCCTATTACCTTTTTAGAAGAACTTTTCGGAGAAAATTGCTGAAGTTGATTTCTTTTAATGATTGGGGTGGAAGAGGAGTTCTAAAAAAGCTGTTCGTTATCTTCTTGTTgccaatgtttaaaatatcgaATTCCATTCAGCTATAACAATTACTCACGACTCTGTGTTTTGGAATATTTACTTCGAAATTTTCTTGTACGCAGAGCTTAAAGCATAACCCCAATGGGAGGTTTGTTGTTGTTTGTGGAGATGGCGAATACATTATTTACACAGCTTTGGCTTGGAGAAACAGATCATTCGGCTCTGCGTTGGAAATTGTGTGGTCAACTGAAGGAGAATATGCCGTTAGAGAAAGTAcatcaaaaattaaaatcttcAGTAAAAATTTCCaggtttttcttcttcttccttcCTTTTCATTATTCGTCACTGAAgcaaaatgaaaaaataaactGCGATGGCTTTTTGGCTCCCCATTCTCTTATTTcaagtttaaaattctaaacatTAGTCTGGTTGGAAATCATATGGTTTGTCCACTATCATAACAGTAATATCACATTTTTCAGGAGAAGAAAAACATTCGTCCCACATTCTCAGCGGAGCACATAGTTGGAGGAACTTTATTGGCAATGTGTTCAAATGATTTTATTTGTTTCTACGATTGGGCTGAATGCAGGTTGATACGACGAATTGACGTGAATGTCAAAGTAAGAAAGTTATAGCTTGAGTTATAGTATGCTTATGTCTCTAAGGTGCCAATATTGATTACGAAAGTTAATTTATCTGTCTCTTGGTTACGTAATCCAGAATCTTTACTGGGCAGACAGCGGGGATATGGTGGCTATCGCGAGTGACACATCATTCTACATACTTAAGTTTAacgtaattttttttgtttttcttctgATTCTTATGAATTTACGTGGTGGTTCTTTCTAGTGAAGTTTAAGTAATCCGATTTGCTTTTTGTTTTGCAGCGCGATGTGGTTTCTGCACATCTGGATAGTGGAAGATCCTCAGATGAACAAGGCGTGGAAGATGCTTTTGAGCTTCTTTATGAAATTAATGAACGAGTAAGGACTGGACTTTGGGTTGGGGATTGTTTTATTTACAACAACTCTTCCTGGAGACTCAATTACTGCGTAGGTGGTGAGGTATGGTGtgatttttcaaataatattattatcattatattCTGTTTCTTTCTTCCTCGAGTAAGAAAGCAATGATTATCTTTGTGACTTTGTAGGTGACAACAATGTTTCATTTAGACCGGCCAATGTACTTACTTGGATACCTGGCTAACCAGAGCCGTGTTTTCCTCATAGACAAAGAATTCAAGTAAGTTGCTCAtgcaaaattttataattagcATGTGTTGATTACATTTGTTATTCGCGTATTTTGATCACATTTGTTCACATTGGGAGTGGTATCAGAAATATAGTGTTTTTGTTAATTGTGTCTATTGATCTATTTGCAGTGTTATAGGATATACTTTATTGCTCAGCTTGATTGAGTATAAAACTCTTGTAATGCGTGGTGATCTGGAAAAGGCAAATGAGGTTTTACCATCAATCCCAAAGGAGCATCATAACAGGTTTGCCACCTCTTCATTTTTGTTATTATGGTTTCTTAAATCTTCATGCATGATGCTATGACACTTCAATTGCTTTTCTTTGCCATTTTTCTTTCGAATCAAGATCTTGTGTTTGAAATAAGAACTATGTTGCATGGATACGGGTATGGTTACGGGTACCGGTACCGTATTGAATACAATAGATACAGTGATACTAtaagttttgaaaatataagaCACGGTACGACTATGatacaataattattaaaaattaaatatagtattaaaaataaaaattgtagaGATATATATGTTCTTGTAAATATATTGTATAgacatatatatttatgtaaatatatataatgtataACTTCAGAATAGTGATTTAAGAAGAAAAAGTGATTCCGTATCCTAGCTGTGTACAAGACATATCTAACTGGTCAAACCCACAAAAATTCAACGACACGGATTTTTCCGTATCCTACACGTATCGGCGTTTCATATCCGTATCCTTGTTGTACGCGTGTCCGATActtccaaaaaaaataaaattaggaGCCTGTGCTCATAGGATAAGAATAATGTTCCTTAACTTGCTGTTTTTATTTCTCAGCTTATGTGCCATTTCTTATCTGGTTTTGATTTGCTGATTCTAGAACAGTTATTTTAACTTAATTCTGGATATCAATTAATTTTGTGCCCAGTGTGGCTCGTTTCTTGGAATCCCGAGGAATGATAGAAGATGCCCTAGAAGTTGCTACTGAGCCGGATTACAGATTTGAGTTAGCCATACAGCTGGGTAAACTAGAGATTGCAAAGGTAAATGACTCGTTTATTTTGTTTGCATGCACTTGAATTATTACGATATTATCTCTCATATTTTGTACTTCGGTGAATGATTCGGTGCTTTCAAACATTTTCTGCACAGGAAATCGCTGCAGTAGCTCAGAGCGAATCTAAATGGAAGCAATTGGGTGAATTAGCTATGTCTACTGGAATGGTATGCACTCCACCATTTAGCCCTAACTTAACATGCATCACTTCAGTAATTTTAAAGTTGATGTTTCTTAAGTTTGATGTAATGCTTTATATTTGATGCCTTGAGTTTTGTTGATGCACAAATTATTTAACATCAGCCTATTGAGGAGAGACCTCCAAGCCCCAAACAATCACCATTACAACTTTCCCTTTACCTGTAACACGGTGAAGTATTGTCGATAACAGGCAATGGCAGTTATAGGATGTCTAATTTACCctctatttttcatttttagaaATGAAGATGTTATTCATGCCTCCTTTACCCGGAAGAAACCTTACTAAAAACCACAATTATCCATATCCTTTATATCCGTCCAAATGAGACAGATGGAGCCCAAATTAGAACCCTATAAcgcaaaatgttattttttagtTTTCAGTCGAACTGAAGTTTGACGCAAGGAACATTAGGCTTCAGTTCAACTCAATGAACATAAGGCTTGAGCAGTTCAACCTGAATATGAaatatgaatgtcattttaCTGATTTGACTCATTTGCACAATGAGATATATCCTCATGGGAAGGTGGACCAAATGACTTCATAATAATATATATGCACGAGAGGCGAGAGCATACGACGTTTTCCTTATCCCCTCTCCCTCTTTGTTGATTTAATGAGGTAcacttgtaaatccatttggtACTGGATTCAAATGCTTCTGTTGGTTATTGCAGTTAGAGATGGCTGAAGAATGTTTGAAGCAAGCAAATGATTTGAGTGGTTTGTTGCTACTCTATTCTTCTTTAGGAAATGCTGAAGGAATTGCCGAACTTGCATCTCTTGCCAAAGAGCATGGGAAAAATAATGTTGCGTTCCTGTGTCTTTTTATGTTGGGTAAACTGGAGGAATGCCTTCAGCTATTGGTTGACTGGTAACTCTTTTTGATTGTATCTGGTTGTTGTTTTTATTTGTTGCCTTGATTAATACGAATACAAAATTGTTTCCAGCAATCGGATACCTGAAGCTGCATTGATGGCTCGTTCTTACCTCCCAAGTAAGGTGTCAGAAATAGTCGCGCTTTGGAGAAAGGACCTCGGCAAGGTTGCAGTCAATTTATATAAactgtatatttttttaatttataaaaattgctGTTTAATGGAGTGTAAGAGGGTTATTGGTTGATTGTGCTGTTTGGTCTGATTCTATGATTGAATGCAATTGTCAGATTAATCAAAAAGCTGCTGAATCTCTTGCTGACCCTGAAGAGTATCCAAATTTGTTTGAAGATTGGCAGATTGCGCTTGCTGTTGAAGCTAAAGCTGGTGAAACACGGTATCTATTTATGTTTGGCAGATGAATTTCTCATACTCACTATTCAATGATACATATTATAGTACAAGAAGTAGAAATTCAACCACATATTGcgatcatgattttttttttcacttttgtTAATTTGAAGGCTAGTGTAAATTTGATCCAAGTTGGATGTAGTAtttgcctttttttttttgcagttTCCTTGTCTAATGTACCGAGTTTGGGACAAGCTTTATAAGTTAATGTTTGAAGATGAGCCCGAGAGGAGTTAATATCAACTTGTTTTCCATGTAGGGGTACATATCCTTCTGCTGCTGAATACGTGCACCATGTTGATAGATCGGCTGCAAGTCTTGTAGAAATATTTAGAAATATGCAAATGGATGAAGAAGAACCACTGGAAAATGGAGACTTGGACCATGAGGTAGAGCAGAATGCATTTTCTTTGTTCCGAACTATTTTTCAATTCAATAATTAGCATTTTTGCACTTTACAGAAAACTAAAGATGATATACAAGAGCATCCACTCCTTAGAAATTTAGTAGTTTTGTCTGTATCTATATTCTGTCAAGTCTTGATTGtggaatattttttaaaaataggtATCTGCTTCACAAAGGATTTCCGGCATTTTTTTCTAATATTGAATGTGCTAGTTGTCCGTTATGCATCTTGTTGAATGAAGGGATGTTTAGGTCTATTTTATGTgcttaagtttttttttattgttcgATAGCATTTAGCTGCTAGAATTCTTTATATGTGCTGATATGAACCTGCACAAATGTTGcgtcaatttttaaaatttttagtctCTTATACTATCGACACTCAGGAGTTGGTGTTTTTCTTTTCCAATTTTGTATAGGCTGCTGAGCAGAATGGAGATGAAATGAAAGACGAGCAAGGTGAAGCACATATACAGGGGCATGATGAGGGCCAAGATGAGGCTGTTGTGGTGGATGCTGACTCTACAGATAGTGCTGTACTCGTTAATGGAAATGAAGCAGAGGAAGAGTGGGGTACGAATAATGAAGGAAAACCATCAGCATAAAAGCAATTGGTTGTGCCGTGTGAAATTCCTagttttgatgctggtgattaaTTGATTTTCTTTTAGTTGCTTCGTAGACTACCAATTTTTGTAGTGTTGATGCAATCTTGTGTTatcaattaattatatattcatCAGGGTCCCATATGCATCTTCTTATCAATACACAGTTTTAGTAGCCAGCAAACATTGATTACTAGTTTGAATTAATAACCTAATGTAAGTGGGATGAGTTCCCTTTTGAGAGAAAGCATACTAGTGTTTGAACTGATGCTGTTTTATGACATATCCTTTAGTTTCTTGTGGAAATGAGGTAAAATGAGATCATGTATGCTCATGTGATATCATTATCTATCTTTGATTATGGTGTTTCTTAACTACCATGGACGCCATATATTTTAGTGGCCCTTTCATTTCATAATCAGTTGCAAGATCTTTTTCTTCGACCAGTTGGTAATATGCTTTCCATATGAGTCGTCGTATCATATTGCTTTGGCAACTTAATGTAATTTTGGCTGGAAAG
Protein-coding sequences here:
- the LOC142546600 gene encoding coatomer subunit beta'-2-like isoform X1, which produces MPLRLEIKRKLAQRSERVKCVDLHPSEPWMLASLYSGTVCIWNYQTQTMVKSFEVTELPVRSAKFIARKQWVVAGADDMFIRVYNYNTMDKVKVFEAHTDYIRCVAVHPTLPYVLSSSDDMLIKLWDWEKGWVCTQIFEGHSHYVMQVTFNPKDTNTFASASLDRTIKIWNLGAPDPNFTLDAHLKGVNCVDYFTGGDKPYLITGSDDHTAKVWDYQTKSCVQTLEGHTHNVSAVCFHPELPIIITGSEDGTVRIWHATTYRLENTLNYGLERVWAVGYMKGSRRVVIGYDEGSIMVKLGREVPVASMDNSGKVIWAKHNEIQTVNIKSVGADYEVADGERLPLAVKELGTCDLYPQSLKHNPNGRFVVVCGDGEYIIYTALAWRNRSFGSALEIVWSTEGEYAVRESTSKIKIFSKNFQEKKNIRPTFSAEHIVGGTLLAMCSNDFICFYDWAECRLIRRIDVNVKNLYWADSGDMVAIASDTSFYILKFNRDVVSAHLDSGRSSDEQGVEDAFELLYEINERVRTGLWVGDCFIYNNSSWRLNYCVGGEVTTMFHLDRPMYLLGYLANQSRVFLIDKEFNVIGYTLLLSLIEYKTLVMRGDLEKANEVLPSIPKEHHNSVARFLESRGMIEDALEVATEPDYRFELAIQLGKLEIAKEIAAVAQSESKWKQLGELAMSTGMLEMAEECLKQANDLSGLLLLYSSLGNAEGIAELASLAKEHGKNNVAFLCLFMLGKLEECLQLLVDCNRIPEAALMARSYLPSKVSEIVALWRKDLGKINQKAAESLADPEEYPNLFEDWQIALAVEAKAGETRGTYPSAAEYVHHVDRSAASLVEIFRNMQMDEEEPLENGDLDHEAAEQNGDEMKDEQGEAHIQGHDEGQDEAVVVDADSTDSAVLVNGNEAEEEWGTNNEGKPSA
- the LOC142546600 gene encoding coatomer subunit beta'-2-like isoform X3, encoding MPLRLEIKRKLAQRSERVKCVDLHPSEPWMLASLYSGTVCIWNYQTQTMVKSFEVTELPVRSAKFIARKQWVVAGADDMFIRVYNYNTMDKVKVFEAHTDYIRCVAVHPTLPYVLSSSDDMLIKLWDWEKGWVCTQIFEGHSHYVMQVTFNPKDTNTFASASLDRTIKIWNLGAPDPNFTLDAHLKGVNCVDYFTGGDKPYLITGSDDHTAKVWDYQTKSCVQTLEGHTHNVSAVCFHPELPIIITGSEDGTVRIWHATTYRLENTLNYGLERVWAVGYMKGSRRVVIGYDEGSIMVKLGREVPVASMDNSGKVIWAKHNEIQTVNIKSVGADYEVADGERLPLAVKELGTCDLYPQSLKHNPNGRFVVVCGDGEYIIYTALAWRNRSFGSALEIVWSTEGEYAVRESTSKIKIFSKNFQEKKNIRPTFSAEHIVGGTLLAMCSNDFICFYDWAECRLIRRIDVNVKNLYWADSGDMVAIASDTSFYILKFNRDVVSAHLDSGRSSDEQGVEDAFELLYEINERVRTGLWVGDCFIYNNSSWRLNYCVGGEVTTMFHLDRPMYLLGYLANQSRVFLIDKEFNVIGYTLLLSLIEYKTLVMRGDLEKANEVLPSIPKEHHNSVARFLESRGMIEDALEVATEPDYRFELAIQLGKLEIAKEIAAVAQSESKWKQLGELAMSTGMLEMAEECLKQANDLSGLLLLYSSLGNAEGIAELASLAKEHGKNNVAFLCLFMLGKLEECLQLLVDCNRIPEAALMARSYLPSKVSEIVALWRKDLGKINQKAAESLADPEEYPNLFEDWQIALAVEAKAGETRGTYPSAAEYVHHVDRSAASLVEIFRNMQMDEEEPLENGDLDHEAAEQNGDEMKDEQGEAHIQGHDEGQDEAVVVDADSTDSAVLVNGNEAEEEWVLTPHH
- the LOC142546600 gene encoding coatomer subunit beta'-2-like isoform X2; protein product: MASRFLCFMKLAQRSERVKCVDLHPSEPWMLASLYSGTVCIWNYQTQTMVKSFEVTELPVRSAKFIARKQWVVAGADDMFIRVYNYNTMDKVKVFEAHTDYIRCVAVHPTLPYVLSSSDDMLIKLWDWEKGWVCTQIFEGHSHYVMQVTFNPKDTNTFASASLDRTIKIWNLGAPDPNFTLDAHLKGVNCVDYFTGGDKPYLITGSDDHTAKVWDYQTKSCVQTLEGHTHNVSAVCFHPELPIIITGSEDGTVRIWHATTYRLENTLNYGLERVWAVGYMKGSRRVVIGYDEGSIMVKLGREVPVASMDNSGKVIWAKHNEIQTVNIKSVGADYEVADGERLPLAVKELGTCDLYPQSLKHNPNGRFVVVCGDGEYIIYTALAWRNRSFGSALEIVWSTEGEYAVRESTSKIKIFSKNFQEKKNIRPTFSAEHIVGGTLLAMCSNDFICFYDWAECRLIRRIDVNVKNLYWADSGDMVAIASDTSFYILKFNRDVVSAHLDSGRSSDEQGVEDAFELLYEINERVRTGLWVGDCFIYNNSSWRLNYCVGGEVTTMFHLDRPMYLLGYLANQSRVFLIDKEFNVIGYTLLLSLIEYKTLVMRGDLEKANEVLPSIPKEHHNSVARFLESRGMIEDALEVATEPDYRFELAIQLGKLEIAKEIAAVAQSESKWKQLGELAMSTGMLEMAEECLKQANDLSGLLLLYSSLGNAEGIAELASLAKEHGKNNVAFLCLFMLGKLEECLQLLVDCNRIPEAALMARSYLPSKVSEIVALWRKDLGKINQKAAESLADPEEYPNLFEDWQIALAVEAKAGETRGTYPSAAEYVHHVDRSAASLVEIFRNMQMDEEEPLENGDLDHEAAEQNGDEMKDEQGEAHIQGHDEGQDEAVVVDADSTDSAVLVNGNEAEEEWGTNNEGKPSA